The Paenibacillus sp. G2S3 region TTTTTTCCTTCTTGATCGTAACGATTTGCGGTGTCGTCTGGTATTCAGATGGAATTACACTTGGTACGACTGAGTATACTCCGTTTTCTTTGTTTGAAGTTATTGCTGTAATGGTTTTGCTTCTAGGTGCTTTAGCTATTCCGTTTGTGCGTTCCAGAATAACAGCCATTTTGTTAACAGGAATGGTTGGTTATATGGTTACTTTGCTGTTTGTTCTGTTCAGAGCGCCTGATCTGGCGCTTACGCAAATGATTGTTGAAGTGGTATCTGTTACATTGTTCCTATTATGTTTCCGGCATTTGCCTAGGCTGGAAAAAGAGAAGCTCAAACCTCGTGCGCATTTCCTGAAACTAATTATTTCCATCGGGATGGGCGTAACGATGACATTGGTTGCACTTGCTGCTCTAGGCAGTAGTCCGTTCGAATCCATCTCGAAATATTATGTGGAGAATAGCTATACTTTGGGTGGCGGTAAAAATATTGTCAATGTTCTGCTCGTTGATTTCCGCGGCTTTGATACCATGTTTGAAATAACAGTACTAGGCCTCGCCTCACTTGCTATTTATTCCATGATCAAGCTGCAGTTGGATGGAGAGGGTACAGCAGCCCAACTGAAGAGGGTTGTTCCCTATAATAAGCCTCGTTATTCCCGAAGTGATGATGTGTTACTGCAAGCGGTAGCTAAAGTAGCATTCGTTATCATTCTGATATTTTCGTTGTTTTTGTTTTTTGCCGGTCATAATAATCCGGGAGGCGGATTTATTGGGGCTTTGATGGCTTCTGCAGGTTTGGTGCTACTTGCTATTACTTTTGGGATGGATATGGTTGAGAAGGTGCTGCCTATTAATTATCGTAAGTTAATTGCGATCGGGATTTCAATTGCTTTTCTTACCGGGGTTGGCTCATTTATATTCGACGTACCCTTCCTGAGCCAAACGTTTGGATATTTCCAATTGCCGCTTATGGGCAAAACAGAATTAACCACTGCAATGTTCTTTGATCTTGGTGTTTATCTAGCTGTTATTGGTGTCACTATGAATATCATACTTACGATCGGGAGGGATAACTAATGGAGCTTGTTGTTGCCTTGGCGATCGGCGTATTGTTTTCCGTAGGGGTTTATCTAGTCCTTTCCAAAAGCTTGCTACGTATCCTACTGGGTACTAATTTAATTACCCATGGTGTTCATTTACTGCTACTGACGATGTCGGGTCTCAAGACAGGTGCTCCACCATTGCTAGGTGAAAAAGCGGAGGCGTACGTAGATCCGTTACCGCAGGCGCTCATTTTGACCTCTATTGTAATTAGTTTTGGAGTAACAGCATTCTTCATTGTTTTGGCATACCGGACTTACCGTTCGACGGGCACGGATGATGTGGAAGGAACCAAGGAGGAGAGACAATGAACAACTTGCTAGTGCTGCCTCTGCTGATTCCGGCCTTTACGGCAGTTATACTGATTTTTCTAAAAGAACGAGTGGATCTGCAACGTATTATCAGTGCCGTCAGTGTGTTTTTAAATATCTTGGTTGCTGGAATCATTGTGTACCAGGTAAGTACAAAGGGCATCCAGACCCTATATATGGGTGGATGGCTTCCACCTTATGGCATTGTGTTTGTTGCCGATATGTTTGCGGCCTTACTTGTGCTAGTCGGTGCTATTGTTGGTGCGGCATGTCTATTTTTTTCCTTCGCCAGCATTGGGGAAGAAAGAGAAAGGTTTTATTACTATCCGTTTTTCCATTTTCTATTAACTGGGGTATTTGGCTCCTTTCTCACCGGAGATTTGTTTAACTTGTTCGTCTGCTTTGAGGTCCTGTTAGTTGCCTCGTACGCTTTAATTGTACTTGGTGGCTCCAAAGGTCAACTGAGAGAGACGTTAAAATATGTATTAGTTAACGTGATTTCCTCTTCCTTGTTCGTAGCGACGCTTGCTTATTTATATGCCGCGACAGGAACGCTGAATATGGCACATCTATCTATGCGCGTGGCAGAGGCTGGACAAGGTGGTGTAATGAACGTCATTGCGGTCCTACTGCTGATCGTATTTTCGATAAAGGCAGGTTTGCTGCTCTTTTTCTGGCTTCCGGATTCATATAGCGCACCACCTGTGGCTGTTAGAGCACTGTTTGGGGCATTGTTAACGAAAGTGGGATTGTATGCAATTACGCGTACCTTTACATTGATTTTTATTCAAGAACCGGGACTCACCCATTCACTGATTGCCTGGATGGCGGGAGCGACGATGATCCTTGGTGCAATCGGTGCACTGGCTTATAACGATTTGGGCCGAATATTTAACTATAATATAATCATCAGCGTTGGATTTATCGCTTTTGGGATTTCTGTCGCGACTCAGGATTCGTTAAATGGTGTAGTGTTTTATTTAATGCATGACATGGTTGCCAAAGCATTATTATATTTCCTGGGCGGGATGATTATCTCAGCATCGGGCACTGACCGCTTAAAAGAAATGGGTGGTTTAATCCGACGCTATCCGTGGACCGGCTGGATGTTCTTCGTACTGACTTTGGCGTTGGTTGGTGTTCCGCCTCTTAGTGGTTTCGCTGGAAAAGTGATGATGGTACGTAGCGGATTTGGACAGAATCATGTGGCTCTGGCACTAATTGCACTTGCATCAAGCTTCATAGTGTTATATTCCTTAATCAAGGTATTCCAGCAGGTATTCTGGGGTGGCGAGAAAAGGGAAGAACAAGTCAAACCGCTTCATTATAAAGCTATGATGGCACCGGCAGCTGTTCTGTTCGCGATTGTAATTCTGATGGGTGTAGGTGCTGAGACGGTAAACGGATATGTCAGCCAAGCCGGAGCCGTACTGGCCGATCCAGCACTATACATTAACGCTGTCATGAAGGAGTAGATACTATGGCTTTTCAACTATTATTGAATTTCATGATAGCATTCCTGTGGATGTTTCTGCACAATGATTGGACTGGGCCACGTTTCGTCATTGGTTTCCTGCTCGGTATACTCATTCTGCTCGGAATGCGACGCTTTTGGCCCAGGTTATATCTTGGAAAAGTGTGGGCGATCATTAAGCTAATCCTGTTGCTGCTGCGGGAGCTGGTCGTTTCTAGTTATGTAGTGGTAAAAGCCGTTTTAAGACCGGAGCTTAATATACGTCCAGCTATCCTCAAATATACTACAGAGCTGAAATCGGATTGGGAAGTGGCAACGTTAATCACGATGCTCTGCCTCACTCCTGGATCGGTAGTGCTTGAAGTGTCGGATGATAATCGGACATTGTATATTCATGCTATGGATGTTGATGACCCTGCACAGTTCAGAGCAAATATACGTGATACCTTTGAGCGAGCGATACTGGAGGTGACCCGCTAATGATTCATTTTATTCTTATGCTATCCATTACGATCATGGCTTTAGCTATAGGCGTATGTGCTTGGCGTTTGGTGAAAGGACCTTCTTTACCTGACCGAGTCGCTGCACTAGATACGATTGGAATTAATCTGCTAGCAATGGTGGCCGTGTTATCTGTCTTTCTACAAACGCAGGCTTTTATAGAAATTATTTTGTTGATTGGAATACTTTCCTTTATTGGAACGACAGCCTTTGCCAGATATATCGAAAAGGGAGTGGTGCTAGAAAATGGAAATGATCAAGACTACAGGTGAGTTGCTGTTTGCCTTGTTAATTCTTATAGGGGCATTGCTTAGCGCTGTAAGTGCTATTGGTTTGATACGGCTACCTGATGTTTATCTAAGATCTCATGCTGCCGCTAAAAGTGCCACTCTTGGTGTTTTATGTGTCTTGGTTGGGGCATTTCTATATTTTGCATTTTTTCAGGATCATATTAGTGCAAAGCTATTACTAGGGATTGTCTTCGTATTTATAACTGCACCTTTATCCGCCCACCTAACAGGTAGATCGGCGTATCGCTCCGGTGTTCCTCATTGGGATCGAAGAATTCAGGATGATTTAAAAGAGGTGCTGGAGAAAGAGCAAGTTATACCAGTAACCCCTGAACGAGATGTACCTCAAGAACAAAGTTAGAACTGGGAATTAATTCTAATTTTCAATAACAGCAGCAAAAACTGTAACAAACCCGCGTCTACACGCGGGTTTGTTTTTTTTAGTGCGCCCAGCATGGGCGCTATCTATAGGGTTGAAGTCCCGAATGGCGAAGGCAGTAGTAGCCATTAGTCTAAGGCAAGGGTGTCCACCGTGAGGTGGAATCTGAAGGAAGCCGGCGGCAAATCTCCGGTCTGAGGAACACGAACTTCATATAAGGCTAGCGTACGTTGGGTGAGGTTGCTAAACAAACTAAAACCCTTACTGCCAAAGGTGTGCGAGAGTAAATGAAGCAGATAGATGGAGAGGAAGATAGCGTTCTTACCTGGGGAGATCTGTACGGAACGCGGAACAACTTCCGTAACCTTACCTGTGAAGGTAAGCTGAACGTACAGAAGTCAGCAGATGCCATAGTACGCCCCGTGGTGCAACACGGGCGGAAGGGCTGAACATGAAATAGGTATTTGTATATCCAGGCGTTCGAGATGAGTGATGAAAGCAGAAAAAAAAAATCCGTAAGGACCTAACTGAAGAAGGAAGCGGTGAATCCCGTGGGGGACTTCAGCAGGGCTGAATTCATCTTTGGCACAAGAGGAAGATGCAAATCACGTAAAGAGAGGTAAAAAAAAATGTTGGAGCAGTTGCTGTCACGGGAAAATCTTCTGCAAGCCTTAAAGCGTGTTGAAGCCAATAAAGGAAGCCATGGCGTAGATGGCATGTCCGTAAAATCCTTACGAAAACACATCGTACAAAACTGGCAAACCCTACGGCATGCGATAGAAGAAGGAACCTATGAACCGAGCCCCGTACGACGGGTCGAAATCCCGAAACCGAACGGCGGAGGTGTCCGGATGTTAGGGATACCTACCGTGACAGACCGAATGCTTCAGCAAGCCATTTCGCAGGTGGTAACCCCATTGTTCGATCCACAGTTTTCCGAGCACAGTTATGGATTTCGTCCCAAAAGGCGGGGACATGATGCGGTGAGGAAAGCTAGAGAATTCATGAAAGAAGGATATCGATTCGTAGTCGACCTAGACTTGGAGAAATTCTTTGACCGCGTCCACCATGACCGTCTTATGTTGAAGATTGCGGAGAAAGTGAAGGACAAGAAGGTCCTCTTACTTATTCGTAAATATCTTCAATCGGGCGTGATGGAGAATGGATTAGTAAAGCCGACATTAGAAGGAACGCCGCAAGGGGGGCCCTTGAGTCCGTTATTAACTAATATTGTACTGGACGAACTGGATAAGGAACTGGAGAAACGTGGACACCGATTTGTGCGCTATGCGGACGACTGTAATATCTACGTGAAAACTCCGAGAGCAGGTGAACGAGTCAAAGCATCCGTCACTGGGTTCATTGAGGGAAAGCTAAAACTCAAGGTAAACCAAGGCAAGAGTGCGGTAGACCGCCCCTGGAAACGGAAGTTTCTGGGTTTTATTTTTAGTGTGGACCAAGTGCCAAAGGTGAGGATAGCACAGCAATCCTTGCAGAAAGCGAAGGTTAGAATTCGAGAGATAACCTCTCGAAAGAAGCCGATGAAGATGGAAGAGCAAATCCAGAAACTAAACCAATATCTTATGGGATGGTGTGGGTACTTCTCGCTAGCGGATACACCAAGTAGCTTTCGAGACATGGATAAGTGGATACGAAGAAGGCTAAGAATGTGCCTATGGAAGCAATGGAAGAACCCGAGAACCAAAGTCAAAAGACTAATATCCTTAGGCGTACGCAAGGATAAAGCGGATGAGTGGGGAAATACCCGAAAAGGGTACTGGCGAATTGCAGGGAGTCCAATTTTGTCACGAGCATTGAATAACCGATACTGGGAAACCAATGGACTTAAGAGCTTAATGGACAGATACAACTTACTACGGAATATTTCATGAACCGCCGTATACCGAACGGTACGTACGGTGGTGTGAGAGGTCGGGGGCTCACCGCCCCCTCCTACTCGATTTCATGGAGTTTTATTTTTTGTTAACATCTCAACGAACCAATATTTTACCTTCTCCAGCGAGCCTGCGTAGCACCCTTGGAAGACACTCAATGTCTGCTTCAGGAATGTCTAATTGAATACCGTAATGGAAACAGTCCTGCTGTTCTCTATTCCATTTCAGGGTTCCTTCTAAGTAAATAGATTCATCCGTAAGATTCATTTCCATACCAATCCGTACTAGGTTATTTTCTGGATTAATGTTGAGGGGTAACGATAAGTGGCAGCCTGTTCGACTGATGTTGAACAACACAGCTCTTACAGGCTTAGAAGGCACCTGGATTCCGTTAATGCTAAGAATATGAAGATCAAGGGTTACAGGCTCTTTAAGGGTGTATCGAAAAGGTTCAGTTCTGCGATTAGTGTTCATATGCTCCTCCATACTTTTCCATCTACTATAAATTATCGACAGGAAAAGAGGATTAGTTAAGAGTTATTTAACATAATAACTCTTCAAAGTTATTAAGCTGCATAACTGGTTTTTGATTTTATCGCAACAATGTAAGTATTTCTTTTACAGAATTATCTACAAAGGATCTTTCAGGACGAGATTTCATGAACACGGTAAGTCCAATTAATGATATGACTAGTGTCTGCGCTAAACTTTTTGCGTTAATAGCGGGATCAAGCTCACCTGAGCGCAAACCTCGATCAATCGTTTCTTGAAAGATTACGGAGAGATACATCTGATGTTCTCTAGTTAGGATCTCAAATTTCTCATCGTGGGGTGAAAGCTCAACCATCGAATTGATGCAAAAGCATCCCCAGTTAGGATGTTGTCCATATTCTTTTACAACCATATTTTCGAAAAAGGCACGGAAAGCCTCTTTAACAGAAGAACTGTTTTGGAGCTTGTTACGAACATTGGCAGCATGAGAACTCGTATATTTCCGCAACGCAGCTTCAAATAGACCTTTTTTGTCTCCGAAGGTTGAGTAGATGCTAGGCCGCTGAATACCCATTCTTGATGTCAGGTCGCTTAAAGAGGTAGCCTCGAACCCTTTTTCCCAAAATACTTGCATTGCTGCATCCAATGCTTTTTCCTCATCAAACTCGCGTGGTCGAGCCATAGTAATTCCCTCTTTTCGTATCGAACGGTATGATACTATTTTATTGTGTACAGATTATTATGTCAAATACGAAAGGGATCTCTAAGTAGTTAGTTTCTACTTAAGCTTGTCCTATAAAGTAATCTGTTGACAGTTATCTTTTTTTGGAGTTATATTTGTCAAACATAATTAAGTACCGATTGGTATGTAATTTATGAATTTGATAAAAGTTAATCTTAGGGGGCGTTATCTTTGGGGGAATCTGTTAAGGAATCGAAAGCTATTATAGCGGATCAAACAGACAAAAAAGCTGAAAAGGTACAAGGAGGGGTTAGAGCATCGGAATCCGTGCCCATATCATTAATTTCTCGTAATGTGGCACTCTTATTTTCCATCGCCTGCGGAATAGTAGTGGCTAACATATATTATGCGCAACCTTTGCTGGACGCTATTTCGAACGAGTTTGGTATTTCTCATTCATTCGTCGGAGTTGTTATTACAATCACTCAAATTTTTTATGCACTTGGACTGTTATTGCTAGTGCCTTTGGGCGATTTATTAAATCGACGTTGGCTGATTGCAGGACAGATGCTGCTATCCGTATTGGCCTTGATTGTTGTTGGTACTGCCACCAGCAGTATGGTGTTATTCATAGGAATAGCAGTGGTTGGGTTTCTTGCTGTAGTGACACAGACGCTCGTTGCGTTCGCGGCAACTTTAGCTGCTCCAGTCGAACGTGGACGTGTCGTTGGTGTTGTGACAAGTGGAATCGTAATTGGTATTCTACTGGCACGAACATTCGCTGGCTTATTAATGGATTTAGCAGGCTGGCGTTCTGTCTACCTTGTTTCTGCGGTATTAACACTAATCATGGCATGTGTATTGTTTCGGGTGCTGCCACATTATGAGCACAAAAGAGAGTCATTATCTTACCTACAGTTGATTCGTTCAATGTTCACATTGTTTGCTCAGGAACGAACCCTTAGAATCCGCGCTGCATTAGCCATGATGATTTTTACTGCTTTCAGTATATTATGGACTTCTCTGGTATTACCGCTCAGCGCCCCACCGTTTTCTCTTTCACATACTGCGATTGGAGCATTTGGTCTCGCAGGTGTTGCAGGGGCGCTAGCGGCAGCGCGAGCAGGTCGCCTCGCCGATCGAGGTTTAGGACAGAAGACCACCGGAGTGGCCTTGATTCTTTTGCTCATATCATGGTTGCCAATAAGTTATGTTCAAAATTCGCTTCTTGCATTAATCGTTGGTATTATCCTTCTTGATCTTGCAGTGCAAGCCGTACATGTCACCAATCAGAGCATGATCCTTACTTTGCGACCAGAGGCACGTAGTAGGCTTACTGCCGGTTACATGATTTTCTATTCCATTGGCAGCGCCACTGGGTCGATCGCATCTACCAGCATCTATGCTTACTTCGGCTGGAACGGAGTGAGTTTGTTAGGTGCAATAGTAAGTGCTCTGGCTCTTCTTTTTTGGTCATTAACAAAGGAGTAACCCGAAGGGATGAGATATTCGTACGAAAAAATTATAGCGCTGATCTCGTATAATTAGATGCAATTTCTAAGTCTTAACGCTCCTGCCAGGGTTATAGTGTTTCATCTCACCTGGCCGTGGGAGCAATTCGAAAAGGTTAATTCCACATGAAGAATAAACAAAAAGCTCAATTAGAAACTACATCTGTTGTTGAATTAGGGAGGGGGTCTTCTGGTGAAATGAATTCGTGAATGATTTGACGGAAGTAATCGTGATTATCGTAGCTATTGTACATACGCCAGGCCATTGTTTCTGAATTCCCAAAAAATAACCGCTCAAATTGGGTTTGGCGGCCACCGAATGCACCCGCTCCTAGTTCCCATGCGACCCGGAATAAGGCATTTCGGTACCGAGCATCCGAGACATTACCCTTCAAATACTGATGGAGGTATGAACCGGCACTTGAACTGAAGTCCGATTCAGAGGTGATCATGATAAGCCCGCTTGAACTGAGATTTTGAACCATTTCAACCATCTTCGGATAAAACTCTGAAAAGTGAATGGTTGAAGCTAGAAGGGGGCCTTTATCGGGAACAAGAAATCCAAATTTATCATGGGATGCCCCTAATTCAGAAGCCAGTCTTAACGCCCTGAATGTTTCTAGAAACGTTAGTATTCTTGAAATAGGCAGAATAGTGAAGGGCTCAAGGACGACATTTTGTTCTTCCGCTAAAGACTCTAGTACACCAAGAAAGAACTCAGTCTTTGCAATATAGCGGGTGATGATTTGGTGACCAATATGGGTATGAAAGTGACTCTCACCGAACAATCGGGCACAGTAGATCTCATCTCCGTAATAAAATATACGATCATGAGGGATGAGTACGCGGTCAAATATAACAAGCGTATCCATTTCCTCATATCTAGAACTTAAGGGATGATCGTAAGATGATGGGTCGGAGTAACTTTCACGGCAAAAAAAAGTCATCCCAGGCAGATCATTAGGCACTGCAAAGGCAAATGCGAAGGGATTATCATCATCTACAAGGGATGGTGAAGGAGTAGGAAATACTAGCATTTCATCGCATGTAGCCCCTTGTGTTGCCATCATAAAAGCACCGGTTACAATCATCCCTTCGTCCTTGATTTCTACAACTTTAGCAGCGATAGAATCCTCTGTAGCATCAACCTGACCGGATATTTTACTTGCTTGAGGCTGGATGAATGCATGGGATAAAGTAATGTCATGATCTCGGCAGTAGGCATAGTATTTCCTGAGGTTCTCAGCATATTTAGGATGAAGGTCCTCAAGGATATCGGCAGCAGTAAACAGAGACATGATCGCCGTATTCATATAATCTGGGGAGCGTCCTAAAAAACCGTGATGTCTGTTTGACCAAAGTTCAATCATTTTTCTTCGACGTTCTAAATCTTCAACACTTTTGGGTGGGAGAAAAGATAGACCAACAAGCTCTCCAGTATCAGGCGAAGGGTAGGTCATCTGCGCTAAATAACGTTCATCACACTGCATGCTGTACATTTCGGCTTGTGTTTGTATGAGGCCTTGAAATGCAGGATGCTTGGATAAGGGGCCTTCGATACGCGTTCCTTTGTACCAGATATTGATATTTTGCCGGTCGATTCGTTCGATGTATTGATCACCTGTTTTAATAGGCACACGTTCCACCTCTTTGGAAAGCTGTATTATTGTTTTTAATGTACGTAATGATATTTCTTCTTGTACATTGTCCATACACCTCATCTGCGTTCATTGTTAATAGTGGTTCGTATTGTTACGTTCACACGGCTTACATTCAATTGAACTTGGATCAAGTGAATCGCAGCTGCCCGAATGGGAAGTGTTCCTCTTGTGACTTTTTAAGGTTGACATAAACGAGACTTACTTGTATATTTTTGGCATTGGATTACAAATGTAGTCATACGGTGGATAGAAAGGCGGATAGGATTATGTCTACGGAAATTCCAAAAATCTCGGATGCCGAGTGGGAAGTAATGAAGGTGCTGTGGACTGGAGCTCCGCGCACGGCAGGAGAGATTGTTGAAGCTCTGGAGGGCAGCCGGGATTGGAACCCTAAGACGGTACGGACGCTGATTAAGCGCCTGACAGAGAAAGGGGCCGTCGGTTACAACCAGACAGGAAGGGTGTATACGTATTACCCACTGGTGCGGGAAGAGGAATGCGTCCAAACAGAGACACAATCTTTTCTTAAGCGGATCTACGGTGGAACGCTACGCCCGATGCTGGTCAACTTTTTACAGGATGAGAAGTTGTCCCGAGAAGATATTGAAGAATTGAAGAGAATTTTGGATGAGCGAAAGGACTGAGCCGCTTGCTGGAAGCTGCATACAATCTGTTCGTTAAGATATTGTCACTATCCGCTATGGCGAGCGTGCTGGCTTTGCTGATCCTGGCGACCCGGTGTTTATTTAAGAATCATTTGAAACCGACCTGGACGTATCTTCTGTGGATGCCGCTGATCGTAAGGTTAGCCATACCTTGGACACCAGAAAGTACGTTCAGTATTTTTAATTTGTTGTCGCTGGAGAAAGAAGCAGCTCAGACTACCTATATTCCTTCTGCGCAGACGTATGTAGGTGGTTTGCCTGTGCCCGGGATGAACATTCAAGAGCTGGACTCGACCACGGTCGCTGAAAAAACAGGAACAGGAACTTTAAAGCAAGCTGCGGCATCAGAGAGTATGACACAGGTGACTCCGAAAATATCCGATCCTTCTGAGACGTCAAATGCAGGTTGGACGCCGATGCATTTGCTGGTTCTGGTGTGGCTTAGCGGAGTAGTGGCGGTGCTGGGACTGTCCGTTCGTGAGCAATTGAGATTCGCGGCACGGGTTCGTTGGGAACCGGAGATTCATTCCGCAGATATCCTGCTGCTGTTCGAAAGCTGCCAGCGGGAGATGCAGATGTGGCTCCCGGTGAAGCTGATCGAGACGAAGCAGATTGCTGTTCCAACATTGCTTGGCGTTATGCGCCCCAAGCTGCTGCTGCCGATAACCATGTTGCACACGCTGGAGGCAAACGAACTGCGCCATATATTTCTGCATGAGCTGGCGCATGTGAAACGTCGTGATATTTCACTGAATCTGTTGACAGCTCTGCTGCTGGCCTTACATTGGTTCAACCCGTTTCTTTGGTATGCCGTTACCCAAATGAAACGGGATCAAGAGGTTGCCTGTGATGCGCTGGCTTTAAAGCATCTTGCATCGGAGCACCACAAAGACTACGCACGGACTCTTCTTAAACTATTGGAAACATTGACTGGTCCAATCCGAGTGGCTGGTGCAGCCGGCATTTCAAGCAGCAAAAAGGAAATGGAAAGAAGGATAGCCATGATCACCAGGCATAAAAAAAACACAACAAAAAACACGTTGTTAGGCCTAGCTGTAATTATGGTTTTAAGTGGCTGTACCTTGACAGGGGCAAAGCTGAGTTCTACATCAGCGCCTGAGAAGAGTGTTGTTATCCCGTCATCTTCTCAGGCTAAAGATACACCTGCAATCGATTCTAAAGGAACCCTATTAGCGGAGAAGAACGGAATTACTGTAACTGCAAAGCCCACGGCTGAGCATGCACTTTTGCATGAAGTCACGATAGATGTACGTGGTGAAGTTAGCAGAACGTTTTTGTGGGATGCCGCTGAAGATGAAACGCGGCCTCCCTCCATTGAAGAAGCGGATCTTAATGGGGATGGTACTAAAGAAATCTTTATTCGTATTACTACCGGCACTGGAACAGGGCTCTCAATGAGTGAGATTCATGTGCTCAAGCCTGTCACTCTGGAAGAGCTTGTGGTAGAGGATCCGGTCGAGGCGCTAAATCGGAGGCTGAAATCCTCCATTACACACCGGAATAACCACACCTACGTATCCGCTGAACTAGACGGTAAGCATTTGACTAAAGTATATGATTACACTGAAGGAGCTTGGGGCGAGAAGATTGGTTTTGGCGCCGTAGTTTCGTATGAACTGGTAGGAGATCGTATTGTAGCCCGTTTGGCAGGTGCAGCATCCATCTCTGAGTTTCCGCTTGAAGTTATTGTCGTTTACGGCAAGGAACTGACCATTGAGAGCGCACAGATGTACTATGGCTCGTTTATTTCTCCTCCGCTTAGTGAACAGGATATTAAGTCCTTACTGGAAAAAAAGCTCCCTGCTAGCGGCTGGACTTTTGCTAAAGAAGGCGATCAATACAGGATTGATTTTATGGATCCACCGGATGGCGTAGGGGAAGGCCTTAGCTATAAAATTAATCCGCTTACCGGAACGGTTCATGATGTAACTTCTGGCAGTCCAGTAAGAAGCCTTGTGAATCGAGAAGCAATAGATCTGTGGGACATATCTAACGGTACGGAATACCAGAAGGAGCTGTATAAGTTACTTCAGCCAATCTTTGATACAGAAGGCTTCGAGTCAACAGATGTGGATTGGATTTCCGGCTTTATTGGAGATGGTTATTTGTTCAGTAATGTTAGGCAAGGCGGCAGGGAGTTCACGATAAAAGTGGATGTCTTCACCGGTCAATGGGAAGAGATTGCAGACCCGTATAAATAGTTATGTCGATGTTGAAGAAC contains the following coding sequences:
- a CDS encoding BlaI/MecI/CopY family transcriptional regulator, whose protein sequence is MSTEIPKISDAEWEVMKVLWTGAPRTAGEIVEALEGSRDWNPKTVRTLIKRLTEKGAVGYNQTGRVYTYYPLVREEECVQTETQSFLKRIYGGTLRPMLVNFLQDEKLSREDIEELKRILDERKD
- a CDS encoding M56 family metallopeptidase, whose translation is MLEAAYNLFVKILSLSAMASVLALLILATRCLFKNHLKPTWTYLLWMPLIVRLAIPWTPESTFSIFNLLSLEKEAAQTTYIPSAQTYVGGLPVPGMNIQELDSTTVAEKTGTGTLKQAAASESMTQVTPKISDPSETSNAGWTPMHLLVLVWLSGVVAVLGLSVREQLRFAARVRWEPEIHSADILLLFESCQREMQMWLPVKLIETKQIAVPTLLGVMRPKLLLPITMLHTLEANELRHIFLHELAHVKRRDISLNLLTALLLALHWFNPFLWYAVTQMKRDQEVACDALALKHLASEHHKDYARTLLKLLETLTGPIRVAGAAGISSSKKEMERRIAMITRHKKNTTKNTLLGLAVIMVLSGCTLTGAKLSSTSAPEKSVVIPSSSQAKDTPAIDSKGTLLAEKNGITVTAKPTAEHALLHEVTIDVRGEVSRTFLWDAAEDETRPPSIEEADLNGDGTKEIFIRITTGTGTGLSMSEIHVLKPVTLEELVVEDPVEALNRRLKSSITHRNNHTYVSAELDGKHLTKVYDYTEGAWGEKIGFGAVVSYELVGDRIVARLAGAASISEFPLEVIVVYGKELTIESAQMYYGSFISPPLSEQDIKSLLEKKLPASGWTFAKEGDQYRIDFMDPPDGVGEGLSYKINPLTGTVHDVTSGSPVRSLVNREAIDLWDISNGTEYQKELYKLLQPIFDTEGFESTDVDWISGFIGDGYLFSNVRQGGREFTIKVDVFTGQWEEIADPYK
- a CDS encoding 4-hydroxyphenylacetate 3-hydroxylase N-terminal domain-containing protein, whose protein sequence is MDNVQEEISLRTLKTIIQLSKEVERVPIKTGDQYIERIDRQNINIWYKGTRIEGPLSKHPAFQGLIQTQAEMYSMQCDERYLAQMTYPSPDTGELVGLSFLPPKSVEDLERRRKMIELWSNRHHGFLGRSPDYMNTAIMSLFTAADILEDLHPKYAENLRKYYAYCRDHDITLSHAFIQPQASKISGQVDATEDSIAAKVVEIKDEGMIVTGAFMMATQGATCDEMLVFPTPSPSLVDDDNPFAFAFAVPNDLPGMTFFCRESYSDPSSYDHPLSSRYEEMDTLVIFDRVLIPHDRIFYYGDEIYCARLFGESHFHTHIGHQIITRYIAKTEFFLGVLESLAEEQNVVLEPFTILPISRILTFLETFRALRLASELGASHDKFGFLVPDKGPLLASTIHFSEFYPKMVEMVQNLSSSGLIMITSESDFSSSAGSYLHQYLKGNVSDARYRNALFRVAWELGAGAFGGRQTQFERLFFGNSETMAWRMYNSYDNHDYFRQIIHEFISPEDPLPNSTTDVVSN